A segment of the Zingiber officinale cultivar Zhangliang chromosome 8B, Zo_v1.1, whole genome shotgun sequence genome:
AGCATATAGGAAGCGAACTCGTCCTGATGATCTGGTTTTCTTTTGCATTGGTTTAGGAAGGAAGAGCCCTGTGTTCAGTGCTTGGCATTCCAATTTAGTTAGATTTGTGTGTTTCGCTGTACTTTGTGACGTGGGCTAGTAATATGGTGCAGTGATGCCCAAGTCTAGTTAAATCAGATATTTGGTAAATATGTTAAAAGTTGTGATATTTGTAGCGACATCGATGGTAATGCAATGATAGTTACAACAGTAAGAATTTTTTGGGATGTATTCAATTAAgagattaaattatttttatttttttttaatgatagatttaTGCGGAGTTGatagatttttattgatttttatagAATCTCATATAGTACAAATTTGatgaagttttataaatttttttgcaagatttttataaatatttataaatttcatGAAAACTTGTTAATTTAAGAGATGTATTAAATCTTGGAAAAGGTGGTGTCTAAGGGGGTGTATTTAATATTGGGCTTTTAGTTATTTTGAATGACTTTTGTGAATTTTAAAATCTAGGTGTATTCAATCTAGACTTTTATAAACTTTATAGAAATCTGATGGTatccaaattagatttttatagatATATGGAAAAAATTTTCCATTTACTCTATTCATTGGTGTCGTTGAGTAATATTGGGAAAATTTTCTCATTTGTATTTGTTCGAACTCGTGATCTGAACGGATCGCACATACACCCTAGTACATGCTCCTCGACGCTGAGGACATTCTCTAAGAGCGAGAGATTTCGTAATATTTCTTATTGGCTGATTGACTGTCTTGCATTTCTAATAAGTTGTTTAATAGTCGGCATGCCGTATAATTATATAATTAGAAATTAGAATGGAAATGTGGTATTTAAACTtagactttttaaaactctatgaaaatTTTTTGGTATTTAAAGTTTAAATAGATTTCCATAGATTCTTTTAGAAAtccttggatataaattttaattaataaaaactctTCAAAACATTtagtacaatttttaaaataaaataaaaagtcttctcatctttaaaatttttatagacTTCAAATCGctttaattttttacaaataagtTCTTTCTTTTTCCGCTCCTCGATTTTGATTATTTATTTGATCTTAAAGGTCTTATCCTTGTTCGACCTCTTGGCGGCGTGCATCAACCTCTCAGCATGCATTTCATGCGAAGCTGAGAGTCTTATGAAATGTCGTTCTCTGATGTTATAACTGCAAAAGAATGGATCGGAACGGCTAGAATGGAACAGCAACCGCTTGCAGCCTTTTCTCCGACGGCGACTCATGGCCGCAGGCTGCAAGCGGAGATTTTTTCTTCGGTTGCTCGTGATGGAAAACAATGAGTGTCATCCGGTGAAACTTGCGGTGCACCAGAAAAGAGGAAAACCAATAGAAAAATTGTTTAAGGCAGTCGGTGATGCTTTTGTCGACTACTTGTGAGTAGGTCAAACTCGAAGTTGATTTAAACGACGGCGTTGTGCGGAAGAGAAACTTGAGACAgtagattttaatataaaatatatattaataaatcaaataaattctaaacttaattaatagctaatttaataaagtctaataaaattggACCTAAAtaatattctataaaatttataaaattttaaaaattcctaaataaattttatatatttatatttatttattttaataatattattactaatcaaatttatcaatttaacattttattaaaaatttgactAAATTAAAGGGTTGACCAACATTTGAAGTTAATTTGgatcaaatttataaataaaaatattaaaattattataaaattgttggatttaaaattatattattaaaaatttttatttaagtaAGACGTTATCTTCTCTTTGTttttagccaaaataaataaaagtataaaaaGTTGTTTATGGACAAGTatactatttattattttattaaaaaaataaatttaattagatattttaagttttgtttgaaaataaatatcGTGCGAGACCATAACCGTCTACGCTTTTCCAAGATTGAATACATCTCCTTAAATCCACAAGTTTCCGTGAAATTTATAAATGTCTgtaaaaatcttgcaaaaaagTCTATAGAACTTTATAGAATTCTTTTCATAACTATATGAGATTatataaaaatcaataaaaatctatGAACTCCAAAAAAatctatcatttaaaaaaatcaataaaagtcATTCAATCTTGAATACAACCGTAAATTAAAGGGTGGATTTCTTAGAGTTCTATagctttttttttcaaacaaaacctaaaatacctaattaaatttattttttttaaataaaataataaatagtatATTTGTCTATAAAAaaactttttatatttttatcttaTTTTGGTTAAAAACAAAGAGAGGATAACGTCTcactttataattaaaaaaagttcataatataattttaaatctaataatattataataattttaaatatttttatttataattttgatctAAATTATCATGAAATGTTACCCTTTtatttggtcaaacttttaataaaatattgaattgataaatttgattagtaataaaattaataatattattattaatttgattagtaattatataaatttatttaggaattttttaaatttaataaattttatagagtatttttatggtgtaatttcattagactttattaaattatctattaattaagttgagaattaatttaatttattaatatatattttatattaaaatataatgTCTCAAGTTTCTCTTCCCTATATCCACATAGTCATAGTCCAAATCGACTTTGACTTTGACCTACTCACAAGTAACCGATAGAAGCATTATCGGTcgtctcaaataatttttttgtttgttttcctcTTTTTCGACGCATCGCAGGCTTCACTGGATGATACTCTTCATTGTTTCTCATCACGAGCAACCGGAGAAAAAATCTCTACCTGTCACCTGCCATTATGAGCCGCAACTGGAGAAAAGGCTGCAAGCGGTTGTCATTCCGTTTCAGCTGTTCTGATCCATTCTTTTGTCATTATAATGTCAGAGAACGCCATTTTAGAGGACTCTCAGCTTCGCATGAAATGAATGCTGAGAGATTGATGTAGGCTACTGAAAGATTGAACAAGGACAAGGactttaagataaaaaaaaaataatcaaaatagaGGAGTAGGAAAAGAAACAACTTATTCGTAAAAAATTAAGGTGATTGGAAATCTATAGAAATATCAAAGACGAGaagaagattttttattttatttttaaaattgtactAAGTATTTTGGATAGCTCTTATtagttaaaatttatatccaaagaattctaaaagaatccatcaaaatttattgaaactttaaatatcaaaaaattttcatagaattttaaaaagtcaAATTTGAATAccacatatttttttaaaattttataaaaatttaattattagatatctataaaatttataaaaatctaaattaaacacacttagatttttaaactttattaaaattatttaaaataattaaaagtctAAGACTCCTTTATTTCGGTTTTTATCCTGACAACTATTAGTACAACTCTGCCATTTGGCTGCTGTTATCAGTTCTGTTGCTAACCATTCTTCCGTGGAACAAATTGCGTGTTACACTGGCGATGGGGCGTCTCACTGCGTCCGTGATTCACGCTCACGAAGTAGTCCAGGCGAATACTTTTTCTCCCTGCGCCCTGACAGTCCGCCCCAGGTAAATCATGTGATTAAAAGATAAATGGTAGATGAACCATAAACTGGATTTAACCTCAAATTACAAATCAGGGAGCTATGGACGGCGTAGATGCGGACATCTCATTGAACCAGATGGGGTGGTGTAATTGCATGTTTACAATCTTGGAGAGGATCTCTTCGACCCCGTCCCAACTGCAAAATTGTCTTAATTCTACTCGTTTAAGTCGCCGCCCTGCTAAGACACCTTCTCACAACTGATACCTCCGGGTACCCTCGTTCGCTCCGTCCGCCATGGCCTTTAGGGTTTggccgcttcttctactggcgcTCCTCCTCGTACTATCGTCGCCGTTCCTCCAAGGTTTGCTTCTTGATGTCCGCGTTCTGCGACCCGTCATGTCCGATTATATATAACTAATGAATTTGCGGAAGCTGTTCTGCCAACTGCGGCTTCTTCTTGATGCAGTTCTTCCATGCGTGCACGGTTATCGAAAAATATTTCAGCATTCTTTAGTCCCTAATTCATTTGTTCTCCTTGATAATTGGATCTTCTAGGCCTTCGtaaaaagttgatttttatttatCTACATAGAGGAAGAGGATCGACGTAGATTTAGATACAATAGTATTATAATTACTAAACTGCATGATAAACGACATAATGATGTATATATATTAGTAAGTAGATTAGGATGGTAGCTAGTTAAAGGTGTTTATCATTCTTCAGACGAACGTTAAAAACCACATGCGAGCAATATCTGCTTTACCTTGTGCGACTCATTTTCTCTCTTTCTCAATAAATAGAAATTATAGTACTAATAACTTCTCggtcaattttagaaattgttGTCTTCTCTGCTGCCCAAGGTTAGCCACCAAGCCACAGTGTCTATGTACTTTTTTTAGATATTATTCAGCAGTGGATGATACATTTTATGTTGcgtttatttgacaaattaatccCCGCTTTTAATAATGACTTACATCTTGCCAGCTTATTGTATTTTTTAGCAACTTTTTGGTTGCTCTTCAAGGCTAAAGCAACTAATAAGAAAGTCATAAAGAGCAACCATTGTTTTGACCACTATCTATTGACTTTAAGTCCCGGTAGTTGTTAGATGCCAATCAGATGAGGATGCTGCCTCAACCAAAGTAGCTGAAGGAAGTGATGGCGATATAGCTGGTGATGATACACAAGTATTCAGTGATGTGGTGCTGGGTCCAGCTTCTGGAGTCCATACTGTTTGTGTATTTCCAAAGAATGCTGCTAGATGTAAGTACAATTTCTACAGAGCAAACCCATCAATTCAAATAGAGCTTTTGTAGCTTTTACAGGAGGCGCATGCACTATTCTTATACAGCTATCTATCCATGCAGTAGTACTAGCAGGAGAAGAAACTGAGCTACTAGTTGGCTTACATAATGAGGGTTAGTGCTTACTTCCTTTTAGTACTAGATTATCTGTTCAATCATGTGGatcttatattttgatttttattttacatAATTCAGAATAGCTTGTATAAAATTCCACCTCCTGACATTCTCTATGGCACATGCAAGTTTCTGTGACCAACCTTATGCATTGTACTTTccttttaaagttagttttactGACATAACTCAATGAACTAGAAAATTAGAGAATTATTACTTCTTTTCATTTTCTGTAAAATAGTGCTTGTATCTTCTGGATTAGGGAATACTGGAGGCTGAATCTTTGATGATGCTAAGTTGTTTCTTTGCGGTAGAATGATTCTCTTTGCTAGATTCCTAGATATATATATTGAATattatattgtttttttttttgtaaaactctAATCTTTCTTTCCTGACACGTTTTCCCCCTCTGTGATTGTTATTAACTCTTTATACAAACAATTGCCCTATGTTGGTCAGCCATAATTATCTTCACTTACATTTACTTCTCTGACTATTGGCCAGAAAGCTGAATGTTTATAGGGTGTTGTTTGAATGCATTATTGGtgctgtaatttttttttagttgttaCAATCTTTGTGCTTCCAATGTATCCCTCTATATTAATCCTCATAGGCTCATACTTTGTTTTGGTGCTAGCTTCTTGCTAAGCATGGAGGTTCCATGCATTTTTTTTTCCTGTAGATCGTCTTCTGTTATCTAAATGGATGATATCTTATCATTTCGGCAATCGCAGGCGAATCAATTTTAAATGTGATTGCTGTGCATGCTAGCCTTCATCTTCCATTTGATCACCATATGTTTGTGCAGAATCTAACTCTGCAGGTTGGTATTAGTGTATAGGGCCTGATCTTGTTTGTTATTTTGGTGCTTTCTTTTGGGCAGTTACTTGTAATCCTTTGGTTATTCACTAAATGTTTTACTAACTGCCCTAATTTCTGGCTTTCATATTAACCTTGTATGTACATTTTACTCAAATTCCTCGACAGATTTCTATATCCTGCTATGCTGACCATAAGGGAACATGCTTGGAATAGAAGATGGATCACTATATCTAGACTTTCAAATAGATTGGCTACTTTTTCAATTCGCTATTATTGTTTGTCGGTAGTTAGTATCCATATTTTACTGGAAGATGCTTACAGTATATTGCAATccatagtaaaaaaaaaagatgattaaccaggctgggtaacgtcgagcctggAATGACCGGCTTGGCCCCATGGAAAATTTCCACTGGCCACTAATGTAATTCGGGAAGCACTTGCGGTGGGCGGCCCAGAAGTCCAGCATCCCTTAGTTGTAagtcccatttggaggaaaaatccaAACCAATACGCCGTAGCTGGGAATATTGCAATCGATAGTAGCGTCTAGATGAAGTTGACAATATTGTATCTGATGATATATCATTCAATTTCCTTTTTTTGTTTTACTTAGTTATTATCATGTTCTATATTTTTGGCTCATTACAATTTGCTTCAGATTTTTCTACTATACATCCCGATCCTAAGCAATTTGAGGTCATGGTGATTTCAAAGTACGTGTCAATTGTGGTATCCATATGTTTATTTTTATGCTAATTCTTACAAGGACTGAAGTATCATAAtcaagataattttttaattagccAAATCAGATCTGAATCGTGGGAAACTATTTTGAGGCTTGCATAAGTATCTGTTTGCTTACCTTTCTTTGCCCTGGCAGCTCACATGCACAATTAGTAATCTAGATAAATCAATTATTTAACTATTTCTGTGGCTTCTAGATCTTATCGCACAATATGTATGATTAACATGTCAATCATCATAACTCATTTGTGTTGGTTGAATTTAGACCTGTACTTTTGGTGGTTCAAGAAATTATCTGCTTGGTGATGCTATCAACTGCTTTGATGGTTGTGCATGGATATCTAATTGGGTCATTGTGGGTAACTGATGAGTGGGTCCTTTCTATTGTGGATTCTGTTTAGGCAATCATgctgttgatttttaaagttctCTTTCTCCATTTGATCCATCATTTATTTCTTCAAATATAAATCTTGCTGGTATCCCAATTATGAAATGAAACATGTACATGTCCCTGTGCGTCATTCAATTTTGCACAAATGATATTGAATTTTGCCAGAATTGCTCCTGCAGGAATTTTATAATGCATCAGTGCCAGTTTCAGCTCAAGCTACCTTCCCCTATTTATTCGCTGTCAGCAAGTTTTTGCAGGTGGTGCTGCTCTTATGACTGTAAAATTCTTCATCATAACAAGTTCTTTCAGATGCAATTGCCACTACACCTATATTATTCTTATATAAATGATTGTTTCTCTTAATGTTGTGTGCACACATATGTTGAAAATAAGTATTACTAATTACTAGAAATATGGAGAAAAAAAATGAGGGTGGAAACAGAGGGGAGCTTCTCCCAAATCTTTTGTTATCATCACATGCTCTTAGTCCAAATGGAATTTTTCTTTAGACAGTATCATCAAAGAAATAATAAAAGGAATTTAAGAGGTATGGATACTATTAGTGATATAGACTTGCAAATTGTTTTAGGATCCATATAGTTAACCCCAAGTTAGTTGAAACTAGCACAGTTTGTTGATGTTGTGCCATGCATCTTAGTTTATTTATTGATATTGATAATCGGCATTATTTGTTATTGTTGCAGCCTGGCTCTTTTGATTTAGTTGGTTCGGTAGTCTATGAGATTGAACAACAGGCATATCAGAATATTTTCTATAACGGTACCATAGAAGTAGCTGAGGCCGGTGGTTTTCTAAGTGTTGAGTCAATATTTCTTGTGGCCCTTGGTCTTGCTCTCATTGGACTTCTGGGGTTGTGGGCATATGGTCAAATTCGACAATTCTCAAAGGTACCTTTTAACTAATTTCTTATTTATTGATGGTGTATGCTATTTGGGTGCATCCACACAGCATAGATTCGTCTAGTGTATTATTCTAGATGCAGGATTATGTTATCTTTCAGTCTTTTCTTCCTGGAGTGTTTGTTTGAGGCTGTTGCAAAGATTCCTCTACATTTTCCTTCCTATTCTCAATTACTAGAAAAAGGGTGGATTAAATTTAGTCACCAAGAATTTTGTCttaccttttaatttttatggttGTTACTAAGAGTTTGAACTCTTAATCATATAAACTTGAACAATCACTTCCTATAGTTTAACTTTCTATGTTAGTGGCTAGAGGTGTCAAAAAGGTCTTCTGCTAGTAGCTTGATCGAGCATGCCTCAGGCCTTGGTTGTAGCTAGAGGTGTCAAAAGAGTTACATCATCCATAGCCTAACTTGGTAGTTGGTACAGCATGAACTGTGCTAGGCATGGCCGTTTAGGGTATTACTTTAttgattttgtttaaaaaaaatgaaaaccaaattgaaatttg
Coding sequences within it:
- the LOC122014917 gene encoding translocon-associated protein subunit alpha-like; this encodes MAFRVWPLLLLALLLVLSSPFLQVVRCQSDEDAASTKVAEGSDGDIAGDDTQVFSDVVLGPASGVHTVCVFPKNAARLVLAGEETELLVGLHNEGESILNVIAVHASLHLPFDHHMFVQNLTLQEFYNASVPVSAQATFPYLFAVSKFLQPGSFDLVGSVVYEIEQQAYQNIFYNGTIEVAEAGGFLSVESIFLVALGLALIGLLGLWAYGQIRQFSKKTERSQKVEVGTKTTDADMDEWLQGTAYARSLSSKPQKKT